A stretch of Larus michahellis chromosome Z, bLarMic1.1, whole genome shotgun sequence DNA encodes these proteins:
- the NRG1 gene encoding pro-neuregulin-1, membrane-bound isoform isoform X13, giving the protein MVKDLPNPPRYLCRCPNEFTGDRCQNYVMASFYKHLGIEFMEAEELYQKRVLTITGICIALLVVGIMCVVAYCKTKKQRKKLHDRLRQSLRSERNNVMNMANGPHHPNPPPDNVQLVNQYVSKNVISSEHVIERETETSFSTSHYTSTTHHSVTVTQTPSHSWSNGHTESILSESHSVLVSSSMENSRHTSPAGPRGRLNGIGGPREGNSFLRHARETPDSYRDSPHSERYVSAMTTPARMSPVDFHTPTSPKSPPSKMSPPASSLTISVPSVAVSPFIEEERPLLLVTPPRLREKYDHHLQQFNSFHNNATHESNSLPPSPLRIVEDEEYETTQEYEPAQEPPKKLTNSRRVKRTKPNGHISSRVEVDSDTSSESSSSETETEDERIGEDTPFLSIQNPMMTSLEPAAAYRLAENRTNPANRFSTPEELQARLSSVIANQDPIAV; this is encoded by the exons gTGCCCAAATGAATTTACTGGTGATCGCTGCCAAAACTACGTAATGGCCAGCTTCTACA AGCATCTTGGGATTGAATTTATGG AAGCTGAGGAACTGTACCAGAAACGGGTGCTGACCATAACTGGCATTTGCATTGCTCTTCTAGTAGTTGGCATCATGTGTGTTGTGGCCTACTGCAAAACCAA gaaacagagaaaaaagttgCATGACCGCCTTCGGCAGAGCTTGCGCTCAGAAAGGAACAATGTGATGAACATGGCCAACGGGCCACACCACCCCAACCCGCCGCCTGATAACGTCCAGCTGGTGAAC CAGTACGTTTCAAAAAATGTAATCTCCAGTGAGCATGTCATCGAGCGAGAAACAGAGACCTCATTTTCTACGAGCCACTACACCTCAACAACACATCACTCCGTGACAGTCACCCAGACACCCAGCCACAG ctggagTAATGGCCACACTGAAAGCATCCTCTCTGAAAGCCACTCAGTGCTCGTCAGCTCCTCCATGGAGAACAGCAGGCACACCAGCCCAGCAGGACCCCGGGGCCGCCTCAATGGCATTGGTGGACCACGGGAAGGCAACAGCTTCCTCCGGCATGCGAGAGAGACCCCTGACTCCTACCGAGACTCTCCTCACAGTGAAAG GTATGTCTCAGCTATGACCACACCAGCTCGCATGTCACCAGTTGATTTCCACACTCCAACTTCTCCCAAGTCCCCCCCCTCCAAAATGTCGCCACCAGCTTCCAGCTTGACCATCTCCGTCCCTTCAGTGGCGGTGAGTCCTTTCATAGAAGAGGAGCGACCACTGCTCCTGGTGACCCCGCCACGGCTACGTGAAAAGTACGACCACCACCTTCAGCAGTTCAACTCCTTCCATAACAATGCCACCCATGAAAGCAACAGCCTGCCACCAAGTCCTCTGCGGATAGTGGAGGATGAGGAGTATGAGACCACGCAGGAGTACGAACCAGCACAGGAGCCTCCAAAGAAACTCACCAACAGCCGGAGGGTCAAAAGAACAAAGCCCAATGGCCACATTTCCAGCAGGGTGGAAGTGGACTCTGACACGAGCtctgagagcagcagctctgagacGGAAACCGAAGATGAAAGAATAGGCGAGGATACACCGTTCCTGAGCATACAGAACCCCATGATGACCAGTCTGGAGCCAGCCGCTGCCTACCGGCTGGCTGAAAACAGGACTAACCCGGCAAATCGCTTCTCCACACCAGAAGAGTTGCAAGCAAGGTTGTCCAGTGTGATAGCTAACCAAGACCCTATTGCTGTATAA